The following coding sequences lie in one Crassostrea angulata isolate pt1a10 chromosome 10, ASM2561291v2, whole genome shotgun sequence genomic window:
- the LOC128164963 gene encoding terminal uridylyltransferase 4-like isoform X1, translated as MAENKETLSVGEIENDIKKLLNIGSFVKDSTPIAKDEKGVGKTCKEATNEPHRLNKIAASNDEKKDVPISKYSYAMPDDMVEVINVDKKKIKRKKKSHVKDSKDSDEEEENAVYLSALEKDYIFPLKNKPKKNVEPGFFCRLCNAHLTKEGIAGHVEDEDHLWRLKNATKKGKHAKAPQEKPQTKLGGKQEVKTESRQTTKTDSRQAEKTESKHGVKTETEAVSKSSPKLHVSLYEMDEKTPHQDVCTVLEKEKIFPLKKKSLRFPKAKFFCRLCDYHMDAVVDCQKHCKDNRHRRRNEVSNFERKLKDIPCPSPPHLAALNDLVERIYAEKGLSEEEVRYRSDLTKALEDKLTKDEHLKDIKLVLYGSSLSATGIKDSDVNIDLVVPHKANHAKALMQAFKIMKTLEEYKDVQSQFSSKVPCVLFTDQVHGLRCQLTIGSDLAQETSHLLLMYSRCDPRFKKLAVIFRYWAKICRVDCQMEGTVPAFCFAIMTVYFLQQCSPPVLPILETYEEDKKTQPKKIPTPKHLDIDQVSTQAKVWHSENTESVGGLWLKMLAFYSLTFDSSLNIVCIRQHKILPRAEKKWNAKRLAIEDPFSPKRNAARSVKSFELFEYIWDCIRMSYLYFGLPSNFSSFSEEEQNKFLARVNNNQGKKSETQITAEQGKSKESRDSGNGSDSANLLTTPAERNTDMTGPENSQKESPECTKSASVDQDENTDCNVCTKTDKSDKVKDGNSSTIEKSISELISQSSSVEEMAKCIVDNVLKSSLSVFHSKSSESRNIDKDKTDDTTSKGNCEEVNCGSDFVHVNKVDSSTQIKEDNLEYSYAFTLDTLSDGKGPKVLCVICEKEGHLKMSCPEDTMPELRPLPAMTKDHLRILTEVLKQVPKDFAPSGEEIRDRENIRWELEQFIQELYPTARLEMFGSSNNGFGFRHSDLDLCMTFSDLPVPENLDYVDCIEKITKKFKTHKGLYNVFPITTAKVPIIKFKHRRSQLEGDISLYNLLALHNTRMINLYSELDGRVKVLGYAFKVFAKICEIGDASRGSLSSYAYILMLIYYLQQCNPPVLPVLQELHPESEKPERIVEGWNAWYMDNTAALPKLWPHCGKNNASVGELWTGLFKFYTEEFKIDEYVVCIRQQEPLTRFEKLWNGKCVAIEDPFDLNHNLGGGLSRKMHQYIIKAFVNGRSLYCTPVHNISTNFTSPADYFFDKTRLTEGSPPNDRGCRVCSKIGHIAKECPIVLNRKEREERERERKQMEEKTLAARRKEQEREYFNQQREPQHGRNSQQREYVHNQNIQQGNNIPRAYRRSNSESQDYAPNTRQSLQRQPPPNQYPPMPVYMSSPGPQRDNRSIPNNMAPHHLSHPYPRPQGGMNITGPPSLHQLNRMPRQDPQYNMSRSPNSRHSDPRMHPTGNAGHYMQGTQLLQGQFPGFQQVLSPPQTPGQGLEAGRIVNPRNQMHMGITVPNEYYRGNNQDHRFNNPQYRGQQNRPSPRK; from the exons ATGGCAGAAAACAAAGAAACTTTGAGTGTTGGAGAAATTGAGAATGATATAAAAAAGCTATTGAATATAGGGTCTTTTGTTAAAGACAGTACACCTATAGCAAAAGATGAGAAGGGGGTAGGAAAAACATGTAAAGAGGCAACAAATGAGCCGCACAGGTTGAATAAAATAGCTGCATCTAATGATGAGAAAAAGGATGTTCCAATTAGTAAATATAGCTATGCTATGCCTGATGATATGGTTGAAGTTATTAATGTAGacaaaaagaagataaaaagaaagaagaaaagtcATGTAAAAGATTCAAAAGACTCGGATGAAGAag aggAGAATGCCGTATACCTGAGTGCATTGGAAAAAGACTATATTTTCCCTCTAAAGAAT aaaccaaagaaaaatgtAGAGCCTGGTTTCTTCTGTCGATTGTGCAATGCCCATTTGACTAAAGAGGGTATTGCTGGTCATGTAGAGGATGAGGATCATCTTTGGAGGCTGAAG AATGCAACAAAGAAAGGAAAGCATGCAAAAGCCCCTCAGGAGAAACCACAGACCAAATTAGGTGGGAAACAAGAAGTGAAAACAGAAAGTAGACAAACAACCAAAACAGACAGTAGGCAAGCAGAAAAAACAGAGAGTAAACATGGAGTGAAGACTGAAACAGAAGCAGTCTCTAAGTCGTCCCccaagttacatgtatctctgTATG AAATGGATGAGAAGACTCCTCACCAAGATGTTTGCACTGTCTTGGAGAAAGAGAAAATATTTCCCTTGAAAAAG aaatcGCTAAGGTTCCCCAAGGCCAAGTTCTTCTGTCGACTCTGTGATTATCACATGGATGCTGTTGTAGACTGTCAAAAGCACTGCAAAGATAATCGGCACCGAAGGAGAAATGAG GTCAGTAACTTTGAGAGGAAACTGAAAGACATTCCATGTCCGTCTCCCCCGCATTTAGCTGCACTGAATGATTTGGTGGAGAGGATTTATGCAGAAAAAGGGTTGTCTGAGGAGGAAGTGAGGTACAGAAGTGATCTGACCAAGGCACTGGAAGACAAACTGACAAAGGATGAACACCTCAAAG ATATAAAGTTGGTGTTGTACGGTTCATCCCTGTCAGCAACTGGGATCAAGGACAGCGATGTGAACATTGATCTGGTGGTGCCCCACAAGGCCAATCACGCAAAGGCTCTAATGCAAgctttcaaaattatgaaaactcTAG AAGAATACAAGGATGTCCAGAGTCAGTTTTCCTCCAAAGTTCCCTGTGTGTTATTCACTGACCAGGTGCATGGCCTGAGATGTCAGCTGACGATCGGCAGTGACCTTGCCCAGGAAACAAGCCACCTCCTTCTGATGTACAGCAGGTGTGACCCTCGCTTCAAGAAGCTTGCTGTAATATTCAGATATTGGGCAAAA ATTTGTCGCGTGGACTGTCAGATGGAGGGGACTGTGCCTGCTTTCTGTTTCGCTATAATGACAGTGTATTTCCTACAACAATGCTCTCCTCCCGTCCTACCAATTTTAGAG ACATACGAAGAAGACAAGAAGACACAGCCAAAGAAAATCCCCACACCTAAACACTTGGATATAGATCAGGTGTCAACTCAG GCAAAAGTGTGGCATTCAGAGAACACAGAAAGTGTGGGAGGGTTATGGTTGAAGATGCTGGCCTTTTACAGTCTTACGTTTGACAGCTCTCTGAATATTGTTTGTATCAGGCAACATAAGATACTCCCTAGAGCTGAGAAGAAATGGAATGCCAAGCGACTGGCAATTGAGG aCCCATTTTCACCAAAGAGAAATGCAGCCCGCTCTGTCAAAAGTTTTGAGCTGTTTGAGTACATCTGGGACTGCATCAGAATGTCGTACCTATACTTTGGGTTACCATCAAACTTCTCAAGTTTTTCTGAAGAGGAGCAAAATAAGTTTCTAGCAAGGGTGAACAATAACCAAGGTAAAAAGAGTGAAACACAGATAACCGCAGAACAAGGAAAGTCAAAAGAATCAAGAGATTCAGGCAATGGAAGTGATTCAGCAAACTTGCTGACAACACCAGCAGAAAGAAACACAGACATGACTGGACCAGAAAACTCTCAAAAAGAGTCACCAGAATGTACCAAATCAGCAAGTGTAGATCAAGATGAAAACACAGACTGTAATGTGTGTACTAAAACAGATAAAAGTGACAAAGTTAAAGATGGAAACTCTTCTACCATAGAAAAATCTATTTCAGAGCTAATTTCCCAGTCAAGCTCTGTAGAAGAAATGGCCAAATGCATTGTTGACAATGTTCTTAAATCTTCTTTATCAGTGTTTCATTCCAAGAGTTCAGAATCACGAAACATTGATAAAGATAAAACAGATGACACCACTAGCAAAGGGAATTGTGAAGAAGTAAACTGTGGATCAGATTTTGTTCATGTGAACAAAGTGGACAGTTCTACTCAAATTAAAGAGGATAATCTAGAATATAGCTATGCCTTTACCCTGGACACACTGTCTGATGGAAAG GGCCCAAAAGTACTGTGTGTGATCTGTGAGAAAGAAGGTCATCTCAAAATGAGTTGTCCAGAGGATACGATGCcagagttgcgccccttgcctGCCATGACAAAGGATCATCTGAGGATTCTTACAGAAGTCTTGAAGCAAGTTCCAA AAGACTTTGCTCCCTCTGGAGAGGAAATCAGAGACCGAGAAAACATCCGGTGGGAATTGGAGCAGTTTATACAGGAGCTGTATCCCA CTGCCAGACTTGAGATGTTTGGATCCTCCAACAATGGCTTTGGTTTTCGACACAGTGACCTTGACTTGTGCATGACCTTTTCTGACCTTCCTGTGCCAGAG AACTTGGATTATGTTGATTGCATAGAGAAGATCACAAAGAAGTTTAAGACACACAAAGGCCTCTACAATGTGTTTCCCATAACAACAGCAAAAGTCCCCATCATCAAATTCAAACACCGCCGATCTCAGCTGGAAGGAGACATTAGCTTGTACAATCTTCTG gCTCTTCACAATACTCGGATGATAAACCTCTACTCTGAATTGGATGGCCGTGTTAAAGTCCTTGGTTATGCTTTCAAAGTGTTTGCCAAG ATCTGTGAGATAGGTGACGCTTCAAGAGGCAGCTTGTCGTCCTATGCTTACATCCTGATGTTGATCTACTATCTACAGCAGTGTAATCCACCAGTGTTACCAGTCCTACAAGAG CTACACCCAGAGTCTGAGAAGCCAGAGAGGATAGTGGAGGGATGGAATGCATGGTACATGGACAACACTGCAGCTCta CCAAAACTGTGGCCACACTGTGGTAAGAATAATGCCAGTGTTGGTGAATTGTGGACAGGACTGTTTAAATTCTACACAGAGGAGTTCAAGATTGATGAATATGTTGTCTGCATTAGACAACAAGAACCTCTGACTAGATTTGAGAAGTTATGGAATGGCAAATGTGTGGCAATAGAGG atccCTTTGATTTGAATCACAATCTTGGTGGTGGATTGTCTAGAAAAA TGCACCAGTACATCATAAAGGCCTTTGTTAATGGCCGATCCTTATACTGCACACCTGTCCACAACATATCAACCAACTTTACCAGTCCAGCG GACTATTTCTTTGACAAGACTCGTCTGACGGAGGGGAGTCCTCCCAATGACAGAGGCTGTAGAGTGTGCTCTAAGATAGGACACATTGCCAAGGAGTGTCCAATTGTACTGAACAGGAAGGAAAG GGAAGAAAGAGAAAGGGAAAGAAAACAAATGGAAGAGAAAACATTAGCCGCCAGAAGAAAAGAACAGGAAAGGGAATACTTCAACCAGCAAAGGGAGCCCCAGCATGGTAGGAACAGCCAGCAGAGGGAGTATGTTCACAACCAGAACATCCAGCAGGGAAACAACATACCAAGAG CATACAGAAGAAGCAACTCAGAGAGCCAGGACTATGCTCCTAACACAAGGCAGTCCCTACAGAGACAGCCCCCACCCAACCAGTACCCCCCTATGCCTGTGTACATGTCTTCACCAGGTCCTCAAAGG GACAACAGATCTATTCCTAATAACATGGCACCCCATCATCTGTCTCATCCCTACCCCAGGCCTCAGGGAGGCATGAACATAACCGGCCCACCCTCTCTCCATCAGCTCAACAGAATGCCCAGACAGGACCCCCAGTATAACATGTCTAGGAGCCCCAACTCCAGGCACTCCGATCCCAGAATGCATCCAACAGGAAATGCTGGCCATTATATGCAG GGGACACAACTGCTACAGGGACAATTTCCTGGTTTCCAGCAGGTGTTGTCTCCCCCTCAG ACGCCGGGTCAGGGACTTGAGGCAGGCCGCATTGTGAACCCCAGGAATCAGATGCACATGG GCATCACAGTTCCAAATGAGTATTATAGGGGAAACAACCAAGATCACAGGTTCAATAATCCACAGTACCGGGGGCAGCAGAATCGACCCTCACCCAGAAAGTGA
- the LOC128164963 gene encoding terminal uridylyltransferase 7-like isoform X2: MDEKTPHQDVCTVLEKEKIFPLKKKSLRFPKAKFFCRLCDYHMDAVVDCQKHCKDNRHRRRNEVSNFERKLKDIPCPSPPHLAALNDLVERIYAEKGLSEEEVRYRSDLTKALEDKLTKDEHLKDIKLVLYGSSLSATGIKDSDVNIDLVVPHKANHAKALMQAFKIMKTLEEYKDVQSQFSSKVPCVLFTDQVHGLRCQLTIGSDLAQETSHLLLMYSRCDPRFKKLAVIFRYWAKICRVDCQMEGTVPAFCFAIMTVYFLQQCSPPVLPILETYEEDKKTQPKKIPTPKHLDIDQVSTQAKVWHSENTESVGGLWLKMLAFYSLTFDSSLNIVCIRQHKILPRAEKKWNAKRLAIEDPFSPKRNAARSVKSFELFEYIWDCIRMSYLYFGLPSNFSSFSEEEQNKFLARVNNNQGKKSETQITAEQGKSKESRDSGNGSDSANLLTTPAERNTDMTGPENSQKESPECTKSASVDQDENTDCNVCTKTDKSDKVKDGNSSTIEKSISELISQSSSVEEMAKCIVDNVLKSSLSVFHSKSSESRNIDKDKTDDTTSKGNCEEVNCGSDFVHVNKVDSSTQIKEDNLEYSYAFTLDTLSDGKGPKVLCVICEKEGHLKMSCPEDTMPELRPLPAMTKDHLRILTEVLKQVPKDFAPSGEEIRDRENIRWELEQFIQELYPTARLEMFGSSNNGFGFRHSDLDLCMTFSDLPVPENLDYVDCIEKITKKFKTHKGLYNVFPITTAKVPIIKFKHRRSQLEGDISLYNLLALHNTRMINLYSELDGRVKVLGYAFKVFAKICEIGDASRGSLSSYAYILMLIYYLQQCNPPVLPVLQELHPESEKPERIVEGWNAWYMDNTAALPKLWPHCGKNNASVGELWTGLFKFYTEEFKIDEYVVCIRQQEPLTRFEKLWNGKCVAIEDPFDLNHNLGGGLSRKMHQYIIKAFVNGRSLYCTPVHNISTNFTSPADYFFDKTRLTEGSPPNDRGCRVCSKIGHIAKECPIVLNRKEREERERERKQMEEKTLAARRKEQEREYFNQQREPQHGRNSQQREYVHNQNIQQGNNIPRAYRRSNSESQDYAPNTRQSLQRQPPPNQYPPMPVYMSSPGPQRDNRSIPNNMAPHHLSHPYPRPQGGMNITGPPSLHQLNRMPRQDPQYNMSRSPNSRHSDPRMHPTGNAGHYMQTPGQGLEAGRIVNPRNQMHMGITVPNEYYRGNNQDHRFNNPQYRGQQNRPSPRK; encoded by the exons ATGGATGAGAAGACTCCTCACCAAGATGTTTGCACTGTCTTGGAGAAAGAGAAAATATTTCCCTTGAAAAAG aaatcGCTAAGGTTCCCCAAGGCCAAGTTCTTCTGTCGACTCTGTGATTATCACATGGATGCTGTTGTAGACTGTCAAAAGCACTGCAAAGATAATCGGCACCGAAGGAGAAATGAG GTCAGTAACTTTGAGAGGAAACTGAAAGACATTCCATGTCCGTCTCCCCCGCATTTAGCTGCACTGAATGATTTGGTGGAGAGGATTTATGCAGAAAAAGGGTTGTCTGAGGAGGAAGTGAGGTACAGAAGTGATCTGACCAAGGCACTGGAAGACAAACTGACAAAGGATGAACACCTCAAAG ATATAAAGTTGGTGTTGTACGGTTCATCCCTGTCAGCAACTGGGATCAAGGACAGCGATGTGAACATTGATCTGGTGGTGCCCCACAAGGCCAATCACGCAAAGGCTCTAATGCAAgctttcaaaattatgaaaactcTAG AAGAATACAAGGATGTCCAGAGTCAGTTTTCCTCCAAAGTTCCCTGTGTGTTATTCACTGACCAGGTGCATGGCCTGAGATGTCAGCTGACGATCGGCAGTGACCTTGCCCAGGAAACAAGCCACCTCCTTCTGATGTACAGCAGGTGTGACCCTCGCTTCAAGAAGCTTGCTGTAATATTCAGATATTGGGCAAAA ATTTGTCGCGTGGACTGTCAGATGGAGGGGACTGTGCCTGCTTTCTGTTTCGCTATAATGACAGTGTATTTCCTACAACAATGCTCTCCTCCCGTCCTACCAATTTTAGAG ACATACGAAGAAGACAAGAAGACACAGCCAAAGAAAATCCCCACACCTAAACACTTGGATATAGATCAGGTGTCAACTCAG GCAAAAGTGTGGCATTCAGAGAACACAGAAAGTGTGGGAGGGTTATGGTTGAAGATGCTGGCCTTTTACAGTCTTACGTTTGACAGCTCTCTGAATATTGTTTGTATCAGGCAACATAAGATACTCCCTAGAGCTGAGAAGAAATGGAATGCCAAGCGACTGGCAATTGAGG aCCCATTTTCACCAAAGAGAAATGCAGCCCGCTCTGTCAAAAGTTTTGAGCTGTTTGAGTACATCTGGGACTGCATCAGAATGTCGTACCTATACTTTGGGTTACCATCAAACTTCTCAAGTTTTTCTGAAGAGGAGCAAAATAAGTTTCTAGCAAGGGTGAACAATAACCAAGGTAAAAAGAGTGAAACACAGATAACCGCAGAACAAGGAAAGTCAAAAGAATCAAGAGATTCAGGCAATGGAAGTGATTCAGCAAACTTGCTGACAACACCAGCAGAAAGAAACACAGACATGACTGGACCAGAAAACTCTCAAAAAGAGTCACCAGAATGTACCAAATCAGCAAGTGTAGATCAAGATGAAAACACAGACTGTAATGTGTGTACTAAAACAGATAAAAGTGACAAAGTTAAAGATGGAAACTCTTCTACCATAGAAAAATCTATTTCAGAGCTAATTTCCCAGTCAAGCTCTGTAGAAGAAATGGCCAAATGCATTGTTGACAATGTTCTTAAATCTTCTTTATCAGTGTTTCATTCCAAGAGTTCAGAATCACGAAACATTGATAAAGATAAAACAGATGACACCACTAGCAAAGGGAATTGTGAAGAAGTAAACTGTGGATCAGATTTTGTTCATGTGAACAAAGTGGACAGTTCTACTCAAATTAAAGAGGATAATCTAGAATATAGCTATGCCTTTACCCTGGACACACTGTCTGATGGAAAG GGCCCAAAAGTACTGTGTGTGATCTGTGAGAAAGAAGGTCATCTCAAAATGAGTTGTCCAGAGGATACGATGCcagagttgcgccccttgcctGCCATGACAAAGGATCATCTGAGGATTCTTACAGAAGTCTTGAAGCAAGTTCCAA AAGACTTTGCTCCCTCTGGAGAGGAAATCAGAGACCGAGAAAACATCCGGTGGGAATTGGAGCAGTTTATACAGGAGCTGTATCCCA CTGCCAGACTTGAGATGTTTGGATCCTCCAACAATGGCTTTGGTTTTCGACACAGTGACCTTGACTTGTGCATGACCTTTTCTGACCTTCCTGTGCCAGAG AACTTGGATTATGTTGATTGCATAGAGAAGATCACAAAGAAGTTTAAGACACACAAAGGCCTCTACAATGTGTTTCCCATAACAACAGCAAAAGTCCCCATCATCAAATTCAAACACCGCCGATCTCAGCTGGAAGGAGACATTAGCTTGTACAATCTTCTG gCTCTTCACAATACTCGGATGATAAACCTCTACTCTGAATTGGATGGCCGTGTTAAAGTCCTTGGTTATGCTTTCAAAGTGTTTGCCAAG ATCTGTGAGATAGGTGACGCTTCAAGAGGCAGCTTGTCGTCCTATGCTTACATCCTGATGTTGATCTACTATCTACAGCAGTGTAATCCACCAGTGTTACCAGTCCTACAAGAG CTACACCCAGAGTCTGAGAAGCCAGAGAGGATAGTGGAGGGATGGAATGCATGGTACATGGACAACACTGCAGCTCta CCAAAACTGTGGCCACACTGTGGTAAGAATAATGCCAGTGTTGGTGAATTGTGGACAGGACTGTTTAAATTCTACACAGAGGAGTTCAAGATTGATGAATATGTTGTCTGCATTAGACAACAAGAACCTCTGACTAGATTTGAGAAGTTATGGAATGGCAAATGTGTGGCAATAGAGG atccCTTTGATTTGAATCACAATCTTGGTGGTGGATTGTCTAGAAAAA TGCACCAGTACATCATAAAGGCCTTTGTTAATGGCCGATCCTTATACTGCACACCTGTCCACAACATATCAACCAACTTTACCAGTCCAGCG GACTATTTCTTTGACAAGACTCGTCTGACGGAGGGGAGTCCTCCCAATGACAGAGGCTGTAGAGTGTGCTCTAAGATAGGACACATTGCCAAGGAGTGTCCAATTGTACTGAACAGGAAGGAAAG GGAAGAAAGAGAAAGGGAAAGAAAACAAATGGAAGAGAAAACATTAGCCGCCAGAAGAAAAGAACAGGAAAGGGAATACTTCAACCAGCAAAGGGAGCCCCAGCATGGTAGGAACAGCCAGCAGAGGGAGTATGTTCACAACCAGAACATCCAGCAGGGAAACAACATACCAAGAG CATACAGAAGAAGCAACTCAGAGAGCCAGGACTATGCTCCTAACACAAGGCAGTCCCTACAGAGACAGCCCCCACCCAACCAGTACCCCCCTATGCCTGTGTACATGTCTTCACCAGGTCCTCAAAGG GACAACAGATCTATTCCTAATAACATGGCACCCCATCATCTGTCTCATCCCTACCCCAGGCCTCAGGGAGGCATGAACATAACCGGCCCACCCTCTCTCCATCAGCTCAACAGAATGCCCAGACAGGACCCCCAGTATAACATGTCTAGGAGCCCCAACTCCAGGCACTCCGATCCCAGAATGCATCCAACAGGAAATGCTGGCCATTATATGCAG ACGCCGGGTCAGGGACTTGAGGCAGGCCGCATTGTGAACCCCAGGAATCAGATGCACATGG GCATCACAGTTCCAAATGAGTATTATAGGGGAAACAACCAAGATCACAGGTTCAATAATCCACAGTACCGGGGGCAGCAGAATCGACCCTCACCCAGAAAGTGA